A window of the Pongo abelii isolate AG06213 chromosome 10, NHGRI_mPonAbe1-v2.0_pri, whole genome shotgun sequence genome harbors these coding sequences:
- the LOC100445364 gene encoding large ribosomal subunit protein uL30-like, which translates to MEGVEKKKKVPTVPETFKKKRRNFTELKIKRLRKKFAQKMLRKARRKLIYEKAKHYHKEYRQMYRTEIRKARMARKAGNFCVPAEPKLAFVIRIRGINGVSPKVQKVLQLLRLRQIFVGTFVKLNKASINMLRIVEPYIAWGYPNLKSVNALIYKRGYGKINKKQIALTDNALIARSLGKYGIICMEDLIHEIYTVGKGFKEANNFLWPFKLSSPQGRMKKKTTHFVEGGDAGNREDQINRLIRRMN; encoded by the coding sequence ATGGAGGGtgtagaaaagaagaagaaggttcCTACTGTGCCAGAAACCTTTAAGAAAAAGCGAAGGAATTTCACAGAGCTGAAGATCAAGCGCCTGAGAAAGAAGTTTGCCCAAAAGATGCTTCGAAAGGCAAGGAGGAAGCTTATCTATGAAAAAGCAAAGCACTATCACAAGGAATATAGGCAGATGTACAGAACTGAAATTCGAAAGGCGAGGATGGCAAGAAAAGCTGGCAATTTCTGTGTACCTGCAGAACCCAAATTGGCGTTTGTCATCAGAATCAGAGGTATCAATGGCGTGAGCCCAAAGGTCCAAAAGGTGTTGCAGCTTCTTCGCCTTCGTCAAATCTTCGTTGGAACCTTTGTGAAGCTCAACAAGGCTTCCATTAACATGCTGAGGATTGTAGAGCCATATATTGCGTGGGGGTACCCAAATCTGAAGTCGGTAAATGCACTAATCTACAAGCGTGGTTATGGCAAAATCAATAAGAAGCAAATTGCTTTGACAGATAACGCCTTGATTGCTCGATCTCTTGGTAAATACGGCATCATCTGCATGGAGGATCTGATTCATGAGATCTATACTGTTGGAAAAGGCTTCAAAGAGGCAAATAACTTCCTGTGGCCCTTCAAATTGTCTTCTCCACAAGgtagaatgaagaaaaagaccACCCATTTTGTAGAAGGTGGAGATGCTGGCAACAGGGAGGACCAGATCAACAGGCTTATTAGAAGAATGAACTAA